In a genomic window of Flavobacteriales bacterium:
- a CDS encoding glycosyltransferase family 2 protein, with amino-acid sequence MQVSIVLPCYNAEQHLSRCLACLFAQTHRPLELIAVDDGSSDGTAALLEEAARSAPYPMRVIRQANAGACAARNKGLEEATGLYIQFMDADDEIAPDKIQRHLGLALANTACDLVVGSARILKPSGELERLDILRSGSRDPWIDLAEHRMGGTPNNFWKRDAVLRAGAWDVAMRSSQEYDLMLRMLASGARVCHDPEPRTTVHLQASGSVSTSDPAAKWRRYIELRLRIIAHLKANSPGVDLAPFRQVLFDSIRTLYPFSPGEAVALYRAHLPRAFSPAASSATGKGYLLLHALLGFSMANRVRGWLSGLR; translated from the coding sequence ATGCAGGTCAGCATCGTCCTCCCCTGCTACAACGCCGAGCAGCACCTGAGCCGCTGCCTCGCGTGTCTATTCGCGCAGACGCATCGGCCCTTGGAACTCATCGCCGTTGATGATGGCAGTTCCGACGGGACGGCCGCGCTGCTCGAAGAGGCAGCGCGCTCCGCCCCCTACCCGATGCGCGTGATCAGGCAAGCGAATGCCGGTGCATGCGCGGCGCGCAACAAAGGCCTGGAGGAAGCCACTGGACTGTACATCCAATTCATGGATGCCGATGATGAGATCGCCCCGGACAAGATCCAGCGGCACCTCGGGTTGGCGCTGGCCAATACCGCGTGCGACCTGGTGGTCGGGAGCGCAAGGATCCTGAAGCCCAGCGGCGAGCTGGAGCGGCTTGATATCCTGAGGTCGGGATCGCGCGACCCTTGGATCGACCTGGCTGAGCACCGCATGGGCGGCACGCCGAACAACTTCTGGAAACGCGATGCCGTGCTCCGCGCTGGCGCCTGGGACGTGGCGATGCGCAGCAGCCAGGAGTACGACCTGATGCTTCGCATGCTGGCTTCCGGCGCGCGGGTATGCCACGACCCCGAACCCCGGACCACGGTGCACCTGCAAGCAAGCGGCAGTGTCAGCACCTCCGATCCTGCCGCCAAATGGCGACGCTACATCGAACTGCGCCTTCGGATCATCGCGCACCTGAAAGCCAATAGTCCCGGCGTTGACCTAGCGCCATTCCGCCAAGTCCTCTTCGACAGCATCAGGACTCTCTACCCGTTCTCACCTGGGGAGGCGGTCGCGCTCTACCGCGCCCACTTGCCCCGTGCCTTCTCCCCTGCGGCATCATCCGCCACAGGGAAAGGCTACCTTTTGCTGCATGCGCTCCTCGGCTTCTCGATGGCCAATCGCGTGCGCGGTTGGCTCAGCGGCCTGCGATGA
- a CDS encoding MBOAT family protein has protein sequence MLFNSLDFALFLPIVFLVHWLLLRRLQARNAWLLFASYVFYGWWDPRFLSLIALSSLIDFLVANQLGRHEQPSRRKALLWTSITANLGMLAFFKYHDFFISNIEASFSLLGHPLRLRHLDIILPVGISFYTFQTLSYTIDVYRRRLEPSKDLLGFLAYVSFFPQLVAGPIERATNLLPQFSKQRDFSTADAVDGLRQMLWGLAKKVLVADSCAPYVDSIFDQPDANSGSTLLLGAVLFSFQIYCDFSGYSDIAIGCARLFGFELMRNFAYPYFARDIAEFWRRWHISLSTWFRDYVYVPLGGSRGSMPLRLRNTLIVFLLSGFWHGANWTFICWGAIHALYFIPLLISGRNRTNIEIVAHGRMLPSPREAASMLATFLAAALAWVFFRASDVSSAVHYIGGILDASLFTVPTVRPLDVAVMITVLVSAEWLGRAHQHPLQLLAAVPWRPVRWALYYALIASVIAFAGAEQEFIYFQF, from the coding sequence ATGCTGTTCAACTCCCTCGACTTCGCCCTCTTCCTGCCCATTGTATTCCTGGTCCATTGGCTGTTGCTGCGCCGCCTTCAGGCCAGGAACGCATGGCTCCTGTTCGCCAGCTACGTGTTCTATGGCTGGTGGGACCCGCGCTTCCTCAGCCTGATCGCCCTCAGCTCGCTGATCGACTTCTTGGTGGCGAACCAGCTCGGCCGGCATGAGCAGCCGTCCCGGCGCAAAGCCCTGCTATGGACCAGCATCACGGCGAACCTCGGCATGCTCGCCTTCTTCAAGTACCATGATTTCTTCATCTCCAACATCGAGGCCTCGTTCAGCCTGCTCGGGCATCCGCTGCGGCTCCGCCACTTGGACATCATCCTGCCTGTCGGGATCAGCTTCTATACCTTCCAGACGCTCAGCTACACCATCGATGTCTATCGCCGAAGGCTGGAGCCGAGCAAGGACCTGCTCGGATTCCTGGCCTATGTGAGCTTCTTCCCGCAGTTGGTAGCGGGACCCATTGAACGGGCCACCAACCTGCTGCCGCAGTTCAGCAAGCAGCGGGACTTCAGCACTGCGGACGCCGTGGATGGCCTGCGACAGATGCTCTGGGGCCTGGCCAAGAAGGTGCTGGTGGCGGATAGCTGCGCGCCTTATGTGGACTCCATCTTCGATCAGCCCGATGCGAACAGCGGCAGCACCTTGCTGCTGGGCGCGGTGCTCTTCAGCTTCCAGATCTACTGCGACTTCAGCGGGTACAGCGACATCGCGATCGGTTGCGCGCGCCTCTTCGGCTTCGAGCTGATGCGGAACTTCGCCTACCCGTATTTCGCGCGCGACATCGCGGAGTTCTGGCGTCGCTGGCACATCAGCCTGAGCACCTGGTTCCGCGACTACGTGTACGTTCCCTTGGGCGGTAGCCGAGGAAGCATGCCTCTCCGGTTAAGGAACACCCTGATCGTCTTCCTGCTGAGCGGCTTCTGGCACGGGGCCAACTGGACGTTCATCTGTTGGGGAGCCATTCACGCGCTCTACTTCATCCCGTTGCTGATCAGCGGCCGGAATCGCACGAACATCGAGATCGTTGCTCATGGCCGGATGCTGCCCTCGCCCCGGGAAGCGGCATCCATGCTCGCTACCTTCCTCGCCGCAGCGCTGGCCTGGGTATTCTTCCGCGCCAGTGACGTCTCCTCCGCGGTGCACTACATCGGCGGGATCCTGGATGCCTCCTTGTTCACGGTTCCGACGGTGCGCCCCTTGGATGTGGCCGTGATGATCACGGTGCTCGTTTCAGCGGAATGGCTGGGCCGCGCGCACCAGCATCCGCTTCAATTGCTCGCGGCGGTTCCCTGGCGCCCGGTGCGATGGGCGCTCTATTACGCGCTCATCGCATCTGTGATCGCGTTCGCTGGCGCCGAGCAGGAGTTCATCTACTTCCAATTCTGA
- a CDS encoding glycosyltransferase family 4 protein: MSSRDLHIALCTDGVFPHAMGGMQRHSRLLAEHLARLPGIRLTVIHPHREKVFDPELGIDEQPVAGLDHRRLYLRELWRYSGRVARKLDEVKPDAVLSQGFSVWQGMRRFTPKLIVMPHGLEMFQGLTMKDRLIGLPFRWLVRHVARRSARVVSLGGKLTLMLEGLVHGSMARVAVVPNAVQLPDDAPPYPADGDDLSFLFVGRFAFNKGIDLLLNVARELQASRVPVRFILAGDGPERARMERDGLPSNVTLAGKVDDQQLERLYADCHALVLPTRFEGMPTVVLEAMARARPVVVSDVGASAELVDGANGMLIRPGDEAALLAAIKRLAGLPNAERTAMGFAGRRRVAERFTWPRVAASILGIVEELRFRASAAG, translated from the coding sequence ATGAGCTCTCGCGACCTGCACATCGCCCTTTGCACCGATGGCGTGTTCCCGCATGCGATGGGCGGCATGCAACGGCATTCGAGGTTGCTGGCCGAGCACCTCGCTCGTTTGCCCGGCATCCGGTTGACCGTGATCCACCCGCATCGTGAAAAGGTCTTCGATCCAGAACTCGGCATCGATGAACAACCCGTTGCGGGCCTGGATCACCGGCGCTTGTACTTGCGGGAACTTTGGCGATACAGCGGGCGCGTGGCGCGCAAGCTCGATGAGGTCAAGCCGGATGCGGTCCTGTCGCAGGGCTTCAGCGTTTGGCAGGGCATGCGCCGGTTCACCCCGAAGCTGATCGTGATGCCGCATGGCTTGGAGATGTTCCAAGGGCTCACGATGAAGGACCGGCTGATCGGTCTTCCGTTCCGGTGGCTGGTGCGGCACGTGGCTCGGCGATCAGCTCGCGTGGTTTCGCTCGGCGGCAAGCTCACCCTGATGCTGGAAGGATTGGTGCATGGCTCCATGGCCCGCGTGGCTGTGGTGCCCAACGCCGTACAGCTCCCGGATGATGCGCCCCCCTATCCGGCCGATGGCGATGATCTGAGCTTCCTCTTCGTTGGGCGCTTCGCATTCAACAAGGGCATCGATCTGCTCCTGAACGTTGCGCGCGAATTGCAAGCGTCACGGGTACCCGTCCGGTTCATCCTCGCTGGCGACGGACCTGAGCGGGCCCGGATGGAGCGCGATGGCCTGCCCTCGAATGTGACCTTGGCCGGGAAGGTGGACGACCAGCAGCTTGAACGCCTTTATGCGGACTGCCATGCCCTGGTGCTGCCCACGCGGTTCGAGGGCATGCCTACGGTGGTGCTTGAGGCCATGGCGCGTGCTCGGCCGGTTGTGGTGAGTGATGTGGGCGCCAGCGCTGAATTGGTGGATGGCGCGAACGGCATGCTGATCCGGCCAGGTGACGAAGCCGCGCTTCTAGCGGCAATCAAGCGCTTGGCCGGATTGCCGAATGCGGAACGGACGGCAATGGGCTTCGCGGGACGGAGGCGCGTCGCGGAACGATTCACGTGGCCACGGGTGGCGGCTTCCATCCTTGGAATCGTAGAAGAGCTCCGTTTCCGCGCAAGCGCTGCGGGATAG
- a CDS encoding GDP-mannose 4,6-dehydratase, which yields MAERVLITGGAGFIGSALGEHLMASGKEVWVLDDLSFGVRDLAPVPDERFLLVDIRDRAAVLRAIAVAAPQQVLHLAAIHFIPYCNAHPVEAADININGTINVLDACATAGSVNQVFVASTAAVYPIAEGAVSEEHPTGPLDIYGITKLAAERIASEFCLRTGIPTIIGRFFNAFGPNETNPHLIPEIQRQVRAGSRVLRLGNLEPKRDFIHTSDMARAMRALLDGGFSGCEVFNIGRGIEYSVLEVVQAFERMLGEPLSIEVDEARVRKVERMHLLADVGKLKRRTGWEPRWGIDEGVASLLNEPLLDWKGARA from the coding sequence ATGGCGGAACGCGTGCTCATCACCGGCGGTGCCGGATTCATCGGCTCGGCCCTTGGCGAGCACTTGATGGCTTCTGGCAAGGAGGTCTGGGTGCTGGATGACCTGAGCTTCGGCGTGCGCGACCTGGCCCCGGTTCCCGATGAGCGCTTCCTTCTCGTCGATATACGGGATCGCGCTGCGGTGCTTCGGGCGATCGCCGTGGCTGCCCCGCAACAAGTGCTTCACTTGGCCGCCATCCACTTCATCCCCTATTGCAACGCGCATCCGGTTGAGGCGGCGGACATCAACATCAACGGTACCATCAACGTGCTCGATGCCTGTGCCACGGCGGGCAGCGTGAACCAGGTATTCGTTGCGAGCACGGCCGCGGTTTACCCGATCGCAGAGGGCGCCGTGAGTGAGGAGCATCCGACAGGCCCGCTCGACATCTATGGCATCACCAAGCTCGCCGCCGAGCGGATAGCGAGCGAATTCTGCCTGCGCACCGGCATCCCTACCATCATCGGGCGCTTCTTCAATGCCTTCGGTCCGAACGAGACCAATCCGCACCTCATCCCCGAGATCCAGCGGCAGGTGCGCGCAGGCAGCCGTGTCCTGAGGCTTGGCAATCTGGAGCCCAAGCGTGATTTCATACACACCAGCGATATGGCGCGCGCGATGAGGGCCTTGCTCGATGGCGGATTCAGCGGTTGCGAGGTCTTCAACATCGGCCGTGGGATCGAGTACAGCGTGCTGGAAGTGGTGCAGGCCTTTGAACGCATGCTGGGCGAACCGCTCAGCATCGAGGTGGATGAGGCCCGCGTTAGGAAGGTGGAGCGCATGCACCTGCTAGCCGATGTCGGCAAGCTCAAGCGCCGCACGGGTTGGGAGCCGCGCTGGGGCATCGATGAGGGCGTGGCCTCCCTGCTCAACGAACCTCTGCTCGATTGGAAGGGCGCGCGCGCCTGA